The Paenibacillus sp. FSL R7-0345 DNA segment TATGGCAATAAGATTAGTCTGGTGCGCAGGCTTTTAAAATAGTTGGGTGATAGATGAAGATGTACACAGAGCTATTTGAACGGAAAGCGGGGAAGGTAGAATGGAACGCAAGCAGGTATTTACAGGATCGCCCTGGGAGTCATCTGTAGGCTACTGCCGGGCACTCCGGATCGGAGACCGGATTGAAGTAGCGGGGACTACAGCCATGCGGAATGGAGAAGTCGCCTTTGCCGGCAATCCCTATGAACAGACGAAGTTCATTCTGCAGACGATTGAGCAGGCACTGAAGGATCTTGGCGCAGGTCTGAATCACGTAGTCAGAACTAGAATGTATGTTACGGACATCTCACAATGGGAGGAATATGGCAGGGCGCACGGTGAATTTTTCCGTGATATTCAGCCGGTGGCCACGATGGTTGAGGTCAAGGCGCTGATTGATCCGCAGCTGCTGATCGAAATTGAGGCGGAGGCTGTCGCGCCTTAATTTGTATAACGATAACAAGGCTGCTGTCCTTTATGTGAGGACAGCAGCCTTTTCTATATTTATGAGAGACTATCAATACCCAGGCTGATGCGGGAAATCAGGTGTCAGCCCACCCGCCGCTCCTTCACCCATTTGGCCACATCCTTCTGCGGAATCGGCCGGCTGATGTAGTAGCCCTGAATCTTGTCACAGCGGGTCCGCTCCAGAAAAGCGAGCTGGTCCGGCGTCTCCACACCTTCTGCCGTAACCTTAAGTCCCATATCATGCCCGATGGTGACAATCGAACGGGCCAGCGACATATTGTTAGGCGAATCAACGCTGTCGATAAACGACTTGTCGATCTTCAGTGTGGTGATCGGCAGCTGCTTCAGATAGCTGAGGGAGGAATAGCCTGTCCCGAAGTCATCCAGGGCAATGCCGATCCCCTTCTCCTTGAGCGACTCCAGCTTCGAGCTGATGGCCTCAAAGGATTCCATAAAAATAGACTCCGTAATTTCCAGCTCCAGGTATTCCGGCGGCAGCCCGGTCTCCTGCAGGATGCCCAGCACCATATCGGTGAAATTCTCCAGCATCAGCTGGATAACTGAAATGTTCACAGAGATATGGGAGTCCCTGCCATGACTCTGGCTGTTCAGTTCTTTAATGAAGCGGCAGGCTGTACGGAGCACCCATTCACCGATCGGCACAATCAGCCGGCAGTCCTCGGCGATTTTGATGAAGGAGAGCGGGGAAACAAAGCCCAGTACCGGGCTGTTCCAGCGTATCAGTGCCTCAAACCCCCAGATTTCTCCGGAAGCAGTGTCCACCAGCGGCTGATAATGCAGGGATAGCTCCTGATTGGTTATGGCGCTGCGCAGATGGGATTCAATAACCATCCGTTCGTCAAAATGCTGCTGCATGTCCCGCCCGTAGACCACATACGTTCCTTTGCCCGCTTCCTTGGCCTTGTACATCGCAATATCCGCATTCTTCAGCAACTCTTCCGCGTCACTTCCGTTCTCCGGATACTGGGCGATCCCGATGCTGGTGGAAATATGCACAACGCTGGCATGCAGCTCAAACGGTTCCCTGAAGCCCTGCACAATTGATTCTGCATAAGCGATAATTTCACTGAAGCCCCTGTTATCCTGGAACAGGATGACGAACTCGTCTCCGCCGAACCGGAAATATCTGCTGCGTTCATCCCCCAGCTGCAGCAGCCGCTCACCGACCTTTACCAGCAGCTCATCGCCAAAGGTATGGCCCAGTGTATCATTAATATATTTGAAATTATCAATATCAAGAAAGAATAGGGCCGCGTGTCCGCCGTTATGCTCCTTAATGAATACTTCCAGCGCTTCAGCCAGCGACAGCCGGTTCGGCAATCCGCTGAGCACATCGTTGTAGGCCAGCAGCCGGTACTTCTCCTCGCTGGTCTGCAGCAGCGACTGGTTCTCTACTACCTTGGTATACTGTTCGAGCAGCTCGTCCTGCAGCGCGGTAAGCTCCTCATAGGTGGATTCCAGCTCCTGATAGCTCATCTGCAGCTTGCTCTCGTAGCCCTTGCGGTCTGTCACATCTACCATGGATCCGGCAAAACGGACAAATCCGCCTGAAGAATTACGGAGTACTTTGCCGCGCGTCTGAAACCACTTATACTCTCCCGTTTTGCAGCGTACCCGGAACTCACTGTAGTAATAGGAGGTCCGGCCTTCCAGATGGTTGGCACGCTGGCGGCTCTCATCCTCCGCATCCTCAGGATGGATAAGCTCCATCCATCCGTTACGGGCCTCATTTAATTCATCCCGTTCATATCCGAGCAGCTCGTACCAGCTGTCCGAGAAATAATAGGTCATGCTCGACATATCGACATCCCAGATCACTGCATCCGAGCCGTAGGTCGCGACGGCGAAACGCTCATTGCTTTTTTCCAGATTACTGCGGATCTTCTTCACAAGCTGTACATAAAACAGCAGGATCAGAATAAAG contains these protein-coding regions:
- a CDS encoding RidA family protein, yielding MERKQVFTGSPWESSVGYCRALRIGDRIEVAGTTAMRNGEVAFAGNPYEQTKFILQTIEQALKDLGAGLNHVVRTRMYVTDISQWEEYGRAHGEFFRDIQPVATMVEVKALIDPQLLIEIEAEAVAP
- a CDS encoding ABC transporter substrate binding protein, with translation MDLRQTGLKVFRSLLLLMMLCGIFYQPAQASAEELPPKNVLVLHSYHKGFAWTDEQGTGIEQTLKSAPGQPLIYSEYMDWKRYPGADNLKQFYQTIKLKYQSVHIDAVLTTDDAALSFAIKYRQEILDNAPIIYSGINELGAESLGDPGNITGVIEKINPARTIDMALEINPSVKQVYILYDNTESGLSTGKMVMEQISTLHPDLQLHPLNRFSRQEILDQVSALSSDSVVLMTTYYSDSTGRTLEFDRFAGELGESSSVPVYHIYDFGLNHGAFGGSLISGLIQGRTAAGLAVRILEGEQADNIPVVNNSSVRSVFDYNELQRFGVSVKKLPQGSEVINKPFSFYETYKTLVLGIIAAFAVLVSFILILLFYVQLVKKIRSNLEKSNERFAVATYGSDAVIWDVDMSSMTYYFSDSWYELLGYERDELNEARNGWMELIHPEDAEDESRQRANHLEGRTSYYYSEFRVRCKTGEYKWFQTRGKVLRNSSGGFVRFAGSMVDVTDRKGYESKLQMSYQELESTYEELTALQDELLEQYTKVVENQSLLQTSEEKYRLLAYNDVLSGLPNRLSLAEALEVFIKEHNGGHAALFFLDIDNFKYINDTLGHTFGDELLVKVGERLLQLGDERSRYFRFGGDEFVILFQDNRGFSEIIAYAESIVQGFREPFELHASVVHISTSIGIAQYPENGSDAEELLKNADIAMYKAKEAGKGTYVVYGRDMQQHFDERMVIESHLRSAITNQELSLHYQPLVDTASGEIWGFEALIRWNSPVLGFVSPLSFIKIAEDCRLIVPIGEWVLRTACRFIKELNSQSHGRDSHISVNISVIQLMLENFTDMVLGILQETGLPPEYLELEITESIFMESFEAISSKLESLKEKGIGIALDDFGTGYSSLSYLKQLPITTLKIDKSFIDSVDSPNNMSLARSIVTIGHDMGLKVTAEGVETPDQLAFLERTRCDKIQGYYISRPIPQKDVAKWVKERRVG